A stretch of the Thermofilum adornatum genome encodes the following:
- a CDS encoding 50S ribosomal protein L22 has product MPTWRYSVELDPEKTVKASLRDVSMSYKFTVETLRLIKGKSIGEAKKILEEIINMKRAVPLRRYKKKVGHKSTVSGPGRYPVKVAKNLLKLLDNLENNAEFKGLNVENVRIVHAAAHKGMKIRNYLPRAFGRATPYYDQLVHVEVIGEEVS; this is encoded by the coding sequence ATGCCAACTTGGCGATACTCAGTGGAGCTTGACCCCGAGAAAACTGTTAAGGCGTCTTTGCGAGACGTGAGCATGTCCTATAAATTCACTGTGGAGACTCTTCGCTTGATTAAGGGGAAAAGTATTGGAGAAGCAAAAAAGATCCTAGAGGAAATAATCAACATGAAGAGGGCTGTTCCGCTTAGGCGCTATAAAAAGAAGGTAGGCCATAAGTCGACTGTTTCTGGTCCCGGGCGCTATCCAGTGAAAGTTGCTAAGAACCTGTTGAAGTTGCTGGATAACTTGGAAAACAATGCGGAGTTTAAGGGGCTAAATGTTGAAAATGTACGCATTGTTCATGCGGCTGCACATAAGGGAATGAAGATACGGAATTATCTCCCAAGGGCTTTTGGGCGTGCAACGCCTTATTATGATCAGCTTGTTCATGTAGAAGTTATAGGTGAAGAAGTAAGCTAG